From the genome of Alicyclobacillus sp. SO9:
TATGGCAAGTAGACCTTCTTCACAACTACCTGCCCTGTGTATCCAAACAATAGGAAGAAGAAACACATTGCACTCCCTACGCCAAGGAAATACCATACCGATTGCTTCAATTTATGCTGTAACCCTGCTTGGAGTCCCAGTAGATTGCCTGGACCCGGAGTGTACATGATGCCGATTGCATATAAAAAGACCCCTATCATTTTATACAACTCCTAATCACAGTGTCTTCGAGTACGAGGTAGCCAATGAATACGAGCTATGACCGTGAGGATCAGCACCGTACAAGAAGAGTGTACGTCCGTAATTGCATCATGTACAATTAATTAAAATGATAATATGAATCATATTTTGCGATGCTTGAGGAGAACCCAATGGACATCAATGCTTTTAAGATGTTTTTGGCGGTGGCAAACATGGGAAGTGTCACAAAGGCTGCGGAACACCTGAACTATGCTCAGTCGAATGTGACAAGTCGTATACAGCAGTTGGAGAAAGAATTGGGAAAGCCGCTATTTTATAGACATCACAAGAAGTTGACTTTGACGCCGGCAGGTCAAGAACTGCTGCCGTATGCCAATAAGTTGCTTCAAGACTTTAATGAGGTGATGGACGTCGTTGAGGACACCTCTATGCCTCGGGGGACATTGTCTATCGGTACTATGGACTCAACCGCAGCGGTTCGTTTGCCAAAAGTCCTTGCGCAGTATTATCGACTCTATCCACAAGTAGAATTGAACGTGGTTACGGCACCCACGGAAAAACTAGTAGATAATGTCCTACAATATACCCTCGAAGGCGCATTCGTAGACGGACCTGTCGAACATTCCGACCTCATTGAACACTTTGCCTTTGAAGAGCAACTCGTATTAGTCACGCCTGCGACCAATCAATTGTTCGAGTTAGAACGTATTTTGCACGAACCTCTTCTGACTGCATTTGTCCGCTGTCGCTATGTAGCCAGATGGCAGCGCTGGCTGCGGGATGAGGGGCATAAACCTATGAAAGTGATAGAATTTGGCATGATTGATACGGTGCTCAGATGTATAGAAAATGGGTTTGGAGTGGCGGTTCTACCGAAGTCTATGGTCAGTTCGTGGGTCGTGAAAGGGAGCTTCAATTATTATCCGTTACCGGATGGGTACGCTTCAATACCCACCATGTTCATACGCCGCAAAGACGCATATGCCTCGAGCGCTTTGCGTTACTTTACTACCCTGATTGACATCGAGTTAGATTGAATCTGGGGGTTATCTATTGACAATCATCTTGGACGTTCTCTCCGGTTTCATGATGGTCTGGTTCACCCGATTCTGAAACTCGTGTCCAATGATTTCCATCAACGTATCAATGAAAAACTAACAGGTGTTTAAAATATCTGGTGCTCTTTCAAGGTTTCACAGGATAACTAATTCGGTTTGACAAAGGAACTGTAATCGAATATATTTCAGTAAGGGGTGTTGATATGCACAGCGAATTTGCGATAGCCATTCACAGTTTGGTTTTTTTGGCCCATACGCCGAATCGACTGAGGACCAGCGACAGCATCGCGAATAGCATTGTCATACACCCGGTGCGAGTCCGCAAAGTATTAGCTCAGCTTCGAAAGCGTGGTTATATTCAGTCAAAGGAGGGTGCAAAGGGCGGATTTTACCTGAACAAAGACCCAAAATTCATTCATCTCGACGAACTGTATGCTATCTTCACAGAGGATTCGGTCGTGCCAAAGTGGCCGGAGGTGAATCCCCGGTGTCCAGTAGGGAGTCACATTGAGGAAAGCATGGAGTCGATTTTTGAAACAGTGGAGCAAGGGGTAAAGGAACACTTTCATCAATATACAATAGCGGATGTTTTAAATCGTATACAAGAAAAAGTATGAAATTTTTTACACACATAACTGTAATGTTTTCATTTACAGATATTTGGCTGCTGGTTCGTAGTGCGCCTGTAAAGACTGCCCGTTCATGTGTATAACTATTGCATTAACTGTAATAAAAAATATTACAAAAGGAGGTGTTGTCATGAAGTTTCGCAACCGTAACGTTTTATCATTTTGGACGGTAACATACACGCTCTGTGTTGTCATGATGGGGACTAATGTGCCAGCACCGCTTTACAGTATTTATAGTAGAATGTGGGATTTTTCAAGTGGCATGGTGACCCTGTTGTTTGCGACTTACGCCTTTGTTCTGGTTCCATCCAGTTTGCTTTTTGGACAATTATCTGACCGGTTTGGCAGAAAGAAAATGCTGCTAAGCGGAGTAGTGACAGCAGCGGTTGGAACGCTCATTTTTGCAATCGCTCATGAAACCTGGATGCTTTTGTTAGGACGTGCGATACAAGGTCTCTGTGTAGGCATTCTCAACGGAAGTGCCATCGCCATGTTGGCAGAGTTACGCCCGGGTCACCGTAAAGGGGCCTCATTTGCAGCCTCTGTCGCTATCGCATTTGGCACGGCTGCTGGCCCATTGATATCAGGAATCGTGGCTGAATACACGCCTTTTCCCGTGCGGATCCCGTATTACATGCACTTAGCCCTTCTTGTGCCGGCAATCATCGGCATCATGGTGACTAGAGAGACTCTGCAGCAACACTCCCGTACATTTCGTCTGCGCATACCCCGTGTGCCAGCGTCGATTCGATTTCCCTTTCTAACTGCCACATTTGTAGGTGTTTTTGCTTGGGCCGTTGCAGGGTTTTTTATGGTTGTTGCTCCGACATTTGTAACAAGCCTGGTTGGTATCCGTAATCTGGCTGTTTCAGGAGCAGTTGTGTTTTTGATGCTGGGATCTTCGACTATCACACAACTCCTGTTTAAAAAAACGGCATTTGCAAGGGCGATCTTCAGAGGGTTTGTGTTTCTGACTACCGGACTTGTGGGAGTAGCTGTCTCTATCCCCGCGCATAGTGTGTGGCTGTTGTTGCTAAGTACAGCCGCAGCAGGAGTTGGGCATGGCCCTGCCGCCTCGGCTAGTTTGGGGATGGTCACAGAGATGGCTCCAGCAGCCAGTAAGGCAGATGCTGTATCAAGCTATTATGCAATAGCGTATCTCGGGGTAAGTGTACCCGTTCTGGGTCTCGGACTTGTCGCAGAGTGGCTCGGAATGTACGGGGCAATCCTGGTTTTCTCAGTTGCTGTCATAGTGGGAATCTTCATACTGTCTCGGTTTATTCCGTTGGCATTGAAAGAACCCCAACTGATGGTTGCGCCATAAGTTCAACTATCTAGCGGTCCAATGAACGGTTTGATGTTTGTGAATCTGATACATGGCCCCACCGGGTGTGTACTGTTGCGGATGGGGCTGTGGTTGTCTGAAAGCCTAAGTTGGATAGAGTAAAAATGAACCAAAACTCAATATTAAAAAATGATTGACAATTTAGAGGGCTCTAAGGCATACTCCATGTATAAACTTCTTTCGACGAATGAAGTAAGAAGGAGAAGTCCAATATGGATGCTGCCAACAATGTCATTCTTCATGATATCAACACGAATTCCATATTCCGGCTAGTTCAGCATCAGGGGCCTGTGTCTCGCGTCGAGATCTCTGAACGCACCGGACTTGCAGCCAGCACGGTTTCAATGATTACAGGTGAGTTGCAGGGAAACGGATTTATTCGTGAATGTGGCTATGCAACTTCGACTGGGGGAAGGCGTCCGCGACTCTTGGAAATCAATCCGGATGGAGGGTACTTCCTTTGTGTTGACTTAGCTGGGTCAAATATTGCGGTAGGCGTGCTCAATTTGTCATTTGAGCTTGTGCACGAGTGGTCCTATGAAAAAACAATGGCCAGTGGAGAGAGTTTGTATCGCGAGATGGTAAAGTCCATTACCGAAGTTTTGACGTGGTGCAATGAAAACACTTTCAAAGTAATCAGCCTTGGTGTAGCCGCGCCTGGTTTGATGAACGCTGACACTGGCAAGATTGTGGAAGCGAGTAACTTGAATTGGCATGACCTGAAGTTAAATGAACTGCTCGAACAGGAGTTTCATCTTCCTGTAATTGTCGAGAATGACACAAACGCTGCGGCCTATGGAGAGTTTCTGTACGGTTCTGAAAATGCCAGCAAAGCACAAAACATGATGTACATAGCCGTCGGCACTGGTGTTGGCGGGGGGTTGATTATTGGCAGGGAGTTGTACAAAGGATCGCAAGGAATGGCTGGTGAGATTGGACACGTCGTAGTTCAGCCGAACGGACAGCTTTGCAGTTGCGGGAAAAAGGGGTGCCTGGAGACCTTGGTCTCTGAGTCATCACTTCTTCGCGAATATAACCATCAGACTCAAGCCAAGGCGGGTGACATTGAAGAACTGCTTGAACGCGCTGAGGCTGGCGACGCCTTGGCGAACACAGTATTTACAAGTGCGGGTGCCACTTTGGGCATGGTTGTCGGAAACCAGGTCAATATCTTGAATCTGGACAGTGTGGTATTTGGCGGTCAGGTCATTGCACGAGTTAGACCCATGTTTGAGACTATCGTCAAGAGCCTGAATGGTGTACTCCTTCCTGGTTTTGAAAGCAATTTGGAGGTGCGAGTTTCGTCACTTAGTTCTAGCGCTGGGTACGCAGGCATTGCGTACTCTAGCTTGACTAGCGTGATGGATAAGTATGGGTTTAAGCATCCCGTTATGTTGGAAGGGACAACGTTGTATTCACAATTTCCCTAATTTAAAGGAGGTGACTGGAAAATGCGTTCTCTGAGAGCGGCGAATGATGTCAGCGTACACAGGCAGACCTTGATGGCCGCCCGAAGGAGTGATCTGAAATGTATTTTGACGGTTATCGAGGGGTTCTGATATCAAAATGTCTTACGTGATTGGCCTTGATGTTGGCGGTACGACGATTAAAGGCGGAATTTTTACAACGACAGCGCAACCGTTGGCGGAGATTCGTTTCAGGACATACGACAAAAACAATGTGAGAGACGAGATACTGGCCAGCATGTCAAGTGTGATTCATCGCTTGGAAGAACAGGCGGACCGTCTTGGCCTCGGACGGATGGAAGGTGTGGGAATTGGTGTTCCTGGGTTCGTCAGTTCCAGTGAAGGCGTGGTTTATAAGGCAGCCAACCTCGCCCTGATAAACGTGAAACTGAGGCAGTGGTTTGAGGAACGTTTCAATGTCCCGTGCGTAGTGCAGGGTGATGCCAGAACGGGTGCCCTGGGAGAGTTTGAATTCGGCGCAGGCAAAGGTGCAGAATCCCTGCTGTATGTGGTGATTGGTACCGGTGTTGGGTCAGGAATGATTTTAAATGGCGAGATATACGAAGGCGTTCACGCTTTGGCTGGTGAGATTGGCCATACCATCATTCACCCGGATGGACAACTGTGTGCATGCGGGAAGAGAGGCTGTCTCGAAACCCTTGTGTCGGGTCCGGCTATTGTCAGAGAGTATCGAAATCGGACCGAGTCTCAGTCTGAAACTGTCCCGGAAATCATCACGAAGCGAGCAGAGGCGGGGGAGCAAGCGGCGCTGGATGTGTACAAAAATGTGGCAAAAACACTGGGTATCGCACTAGCCAACTATTGCACAATCGTCGATCCGTCCCGCATTGTCATCGGCGGCGGGGTTTCCCTGGCGGGATCGGTTTTATTCAATCCACTGCGTGAGTTTTTCAGAGCATACGCGTCTCCGGGAGCAGCAAAGTCAATTGACATTAGGCCCGCGTCGCTGGGAGACCGTTCAGGACTTGTTGGTGCGAGCCTGCTCGTGAAAAAGTCCTGGCAGATGGCTGGACGCCATTAAAGGGGGTGAAGCAATTCTGCTGCAATCGTCGCATGCTGTAACCTGCGTTTCCTAGATTCCTAAGGGGGGAAGATGTACATGAAATCTAAAAAGTTAATGAAAGTAATGGCACCTGTATTCATGGTTTCCTTGTCTGGTGCCGTGCTCGCTGGCTGCGGGACCAATAACCAGGCTGCAAACACGGGCAACGGATCACAAGCAAAGGCACAAAGCAGCAGTGACAAAGGCCCGCTGAAAATTATTATGTGGGTCAATCCTCCAGCCGTAGCGGCAGTGAAGAAGATTGACGCAGAATTTCAGAAGAAATACGGGGTCAAAGTCCAGCTTCAGACCACAGCCAATGACACATCTGGTTATAAAACACTGCAGCAGACGGCAGTGCAGGCGGGCACAGCAGACATCATGGCGATTCAGCCGTTTGATCCCATGCCGCAAAAAATGAACAGCAACAACATGTCAAAGACACAGGAATGGGCTGTGCATAACGTCTTTGTACCCTTGAACAATGAATCCTGGATATCCGACTTCAAGCAGAATGACTTGAATGCTGCGGCATACAAAGGCAAGGATTACGGCCTTGTGACAGGTGTCTACCAGACGGGGATTTTCTACAACAAAGCCATGTTCAAGAAGTACAATTTGAAGGTCCCGACCACCTACAATCAGTTTATTAGTGTGGCCAAGACACTGAAGTCGCACAATGTTACACCGGTTTGGACAGGACTTGCCGGCGGGGCCACCTTCTATACAGAGTTCATGATGTATCCGCTGCTGCAGGACATCTTTGCGCCAAGCCTGAACGGCGGCAGTGTCAGCACAGCACTGGCATCAGGCAAAATTAAGTGGACAGACCCGAAGATGCAGACGGTGTTCAACAGAGAGAAAAACATTGCATCCAATTACCTGGAGAAGAATTACGCGGGTCAGAACTGGCAGCAGATGCCTGGAGCATTTGCGGCTGGAAAAGCGGCCATGTTGCTTGACGGGTCTTGGGATTTGGCATCCGTTGAAAAGGCGAATCCGAACATGAAAATAGGATACTTCCCGCTTCCCGGAAGCAATACTGCTTCAGACAACAATTCGGTTGCAAACGCCGATTTGACCTGGACAATTCTGAACAACGGTAAGCACAAGGCCCTTGCGAAAAAATGGCTGGCGTTCTTCGCCTCAAAGAAGATCTACAGTCAGTATGTGGACATGACGGGTATTTCGCCAAGCGAAAGCGGTACCTTTAACAGCAAAACAGCAACCATCATGGGCCAGTGGTTTGGAAAAGGAAGACTGATTAAACAGACCGCAGACTGGCTGATTCCAAGCGGTCCCTATTACTTGCAGTCGAAAAACTTCTGGGCCGCACAGCTAAAAATGCTTCAAGGCGGTATGACGCCAACGAAGCTGGCTCAAAACTATCAAAAGTCTCAAGACCAAGCTTTGAAATAGTCTGAAGCAGCTATGATTTATCAAGCGAGTTAAAACGGTACGGAGTCCTCGCAGAGGGCTCCGTCAATGAAACCGTTGTCATATTCCAGACTAGATGAAGGAGTAATCCTCGTGAGTAACGTATTCGGTGGACGACAAAAGTCACTCATTTATCTGACAATGATTCCTGGACTGCTGGTATTCCTGCTTTTCGGGATTATCCCGTCGGTTTCCACGCTTGTCATTTCGTTTACGGACTATACGGCCATTCCAGGTGTGCCAATGCATTTCGTTGGCTTCGCAAACTACGTTCATTTGTTTGTGAATAACTTTCAGGGGTTCAAGCAGTCTCTGGTTGCAACTTTGGAATTTGCCGCCGGCGTGACAATTTTTCAGAATCTCTTTGGCCTATGGATGGCAAACGTACTGACAAAACGCTTTCCAGCCGTCAATTTCTTTCGAACACTTGTCTTTATGCCCGCGGTTCTGGGTGTGACAGTCATTGGTCTGATGTGGTCGCTGATTTTGACTCCGTCAGGAGGACCTGTGGCATACATTTTAAGTCTGTTCGGAACGTCGTCAGCATTCTTTGGTTCAAATACCTGGGCTATGCCCCTGGTTATCTTTGTGCAAATTTGGGCGAACCTTGGCTTTACAACCGTTGTGTACATCGCAGGCATCAACACGGTACCTCACGAGTTCCATGAAGCAGCGAAGATTGACGGGGCATCGGGATGGACGAACTTTTGGAAGGTGACCTTTCCAATGATCGCGCCCAGCGTGACGGTGAATGTGATTCTTGCGGCAGCGGGATCGCTTCGAACCTATGACTTGATTTATGTCCTGACGGACGGGGTGCATAACACAAACACCTTAGGGATGTACATGTTTAACACCGCCTTTGAAGGTTCCGGCAACCTTGGACTTGGAGCGGGCATCGGTGTATTGCAGTTTGTTTTGACAATCATTGTGGTCTTGGTTCTGCAGAAATACTTGAACCGCAGAGAGGAGGCCATGTCATGAGTTTCGCAAAGGAGAACCTGTCGAAACACTGGCTGAGACTGCTCATTGTGGTGGGTCTGGTGGTGGTTATCTTCTACTTCGGACCGCTAATCTTTGTGCTGAACATTTCCTTGCAGAGCCAGCAGCAGTTTCTGACTCATTCCATGTCTCTGCCGCATCCCATGAAATGGGGCAACTTTATTCAAGCTTGGCAAAAGGCGTCGATGAGCGAGTACTTTATGAACTCTATTG
Proteins encoded in this window:
- a CDS encoding LysR family transcriptional regulator; protein product: MDINAFKMFLAVANMGSVTKAAEHLNYAQSNVTSRIQQLEKELGKPLFYRHHKKLTLTPAGQELLPYANKLLQDFNEVMDVVEDTSMPRGTLSIGTMDSTAAVRLPKVLAQYYRLYPQVELNVVTAPTEKLVDNVLQYTLEGAFVDGPVEHSDLIEHFAFEEQLVLVTPATNQLFELERILHEPLLTAFVRCRYVARWQRWLRDEGHKPMKVIEFGMIDTVLRCIENGFGVAVLPKSMVSSWVVKGSFNYYPLPDGYASIPTMFIRRKDAYASSALRYFTTLIDIELD
- a CDS encoding ROK family transcriptional regulator produces the protein MDAANNVILHDINTNSIFRLVQHQGPVSRVEISERTGLAASTVSMITGELQGNGFIRECGYATSTGGRRPRLLEINPDGGYFLCVDLAGSNIAVGVLNLSFELVHEWSYEKTMASGESLYREMVKSITEVLTWCNENTFKVISLGVAAPGLMNADTGKIVEASNLNWHDLKLNELLEQEFHLPVIVENDTNAAAYGEFLYGSENASKAQNMMYIAVGTGVGGGLIIGRELYKGSQGMAGEIGHVVVQPNGQLCSCGKKGCLETLVSESSLLREYNHQTQAKAGDIEELLERAEAGDALANTVFTSAGATLGMVVGNQVNILNLDSVVFGGQVIARVRPMFETIVKSLNGVLLPGFESNLEVRVSSLSSSAGYAGIAYSSLTSVMDKYGFKHPVMLEGTTLYSQFP
- a CDS encoding ROK family protein — its product is MSYVIGLDVGGTTIKGGIFTTTAQPLAEIRFRTYDKNNVRDEILASMSSVIHRLEEQADRLGLGRMEGVGIGVPGFVSSSEGVVYKAANLALINVKLRQWFEERFNVPCVVQGDARTGALGEFEFGAGKGAESLLYVVIGTGVGSGMILNGEIYEGVHALAGEIGHTIIHPDGQLCACGKRGCLETLVSGPAIVREYRNRTESQSETVPEIITKRAEAGEQAALDVYKNVAKTLGIALANYCTIVDPSRIVIGGGVSLAGSVLFNPLREFFRAYASPGAAKSIDIRPASLGDRSGLVGASLLVKKSWQMAGRH
- a CDS encoding MFS transporter, with amino-acid sequence MKFRNRNVLSFWTVTYTLCVVMMGTNVPAPLYSIYSRMWDFSSGMVTLLFATYAFVLVPSSLLFGQLSDRFGRKKMLLSGVVTAAVGTLIFAIAHETWMLLLGRAIQGLCVGILNGSAIAMLAELRPGHRKGASFAASVAIAFGTAAGPLISGIVAEYTPFPVRIPYYMHLALLVPAIIGIMVTRETLQQHSRTFRLRIPRVPASIRFPFLTATFVGVFAWAVAGFFMVVAPTFVTSLVGIRNLAVSGAVVFLMLGSSTITQLLFKKTAFARAIFRGFVFLTTGLVGVAVSIPAHSVWLLLLSTAAAGVGHGPAASASLGMVTEMAPAASKADAVSSYYAIAYLGVSVPVLGLGLVAEWLGMYGAILVFSVAVIVGIFILSRFIPLALKEPQLMVAP
- a CDS encoding ABC transporter substrate-binding protein, with protein sequence MKSKKLMKVMAPVFMVSLSGAVLAGCGTNNQAANTGNGSQAKAQSSSDKGPLKIIMWVNPPAVAAVKKIDAEFQKKYGVKVQLQTTANDTSGYKTLQQTAVQAGTADIMAIQPFDPMPQKMNSNNMSKTQEWAVHNVFVPLNNESWISDFKQNDLNAAAYKGKDYGLVTGVYQTGIFYNKAMFKKYNLKVPTTYNQFISVAKTLKSHNVTPVWTGLAGGATFYTEFMMYPLLQDIFAPSLNGGSVSTALASGKIKWTDPKMQTVFNREKNIASNYLEKNYAGQNWQQMPGAFAAGKAAMLLDGSWDLASVEKANPNMKIGYFPLPGSNTASDNNSVANADLTWTILNNGKHKALAKKWLAFFASKKIYSQYVDMTGISPSESGTFNSKTATIMGQWFGKGRLIKQTADWLIPSGPYYLQSKNFWAAQLKMLQGGMTPTKLAQNYQKSQDQALK
- a CDS encoding Rrf2 family transcriptional regulator, giving the protein MHSEFAIAIHSLVFLAHTPNRLRTSDSIANSIVIHPVRVRKVLAQLRKRGYIQSKEGAKGGFYLNKDPKFIHLDELYAIFTEDSVVPKWPEVNPRCPVGSHIEESMESIFETVEQGVKEHFHQYTIADVLNRIQEKV
- a CDS encoding carbohydrate ABC transporter permease — protein: MSNVFGGRQKSLIYLTMIPGLLVFLLFGIIPSVSTLVISFTDYTAIPGVPMHFVGFANYVHLFVNNFQGFKQSLVATLEFAAGVTIFQNLFGLWMANVLTKRFPAVNFFRTLVFMPAVLGVTVIGLMWSLILTPSGGPVAYILSLFGTSSAFFGSNTWAMPLVIFVQIWANLGFTTVVYIAGINTVPHEFHEAAKIDGASGWTNFWKVTFPMIAPSVTVNVILAAAGSLRTYDLIYVLTDGVHNTNTLGMYMFNTAFEGSGNLGLGAGIGVLQFVLTIIVVLVLQKYLNRREEAMS